The Streptomyces sp. SS1-1 genome has a segment encoding these proteins:
- a CDS encoding ester cyclase, translating into MSLSLGNDTSALAGAVLKVYESGDLDRVEELISPELVDHNQPAGTGSGIDAVRVLVRSVKEGFSGTRIEEIFRGATADGWAVSQWRMTAVHTGDWFGVPATGREVSFTGIDLWRAENGRMVEVRHAEDLLQLQMQLTG; encoded by the coding sequence ATGTCCCTGTCCCTCGGAAACGACACTTCGGCACTGGCCGGCGCGGTGCTGAAGGTGTACGAGAGCGGCGACCTGGACCGCGTCGAGGAGCTGATCTCCCCTGAGCTGGTGGACCACAACCAGCCCGCCGGGACGGGCTCCGGCATCGACGCGGTGCGTGTGCTGGTCAGGTCCGTCAAGGAGGGCTTCAGCGGTACGCGGATCGAGGAGATCTTCCGGGGGGCGACCGCCGACGGCTGGGCCGTGAGCCAGTGGCGGATGACGGCTGTTCACACCGGCGACTGGTTCGGTGTCCCGGCCACCGGGCGTGAGGTGAGCTTCACCGGCATCGACCTGTGGCGTGCCGAGAACGGCCGGATGGTCGAGGTCCGTCACGCGGAGGACCTCCTCCAGCTTCAGATGCAGCTCACCGGCTGA
- a CDS encoding S8 family serine peptidase — protein sequence MRPSAKKRLTRRLGAVTAGLGVLGVVMSTTPTQAADLDRQQPQAGVVRTDSHPATHSDLARAVAASGGSVPVTLITGDKVHVGLGDDGAPVVRSIDSAPRPDGPSVPFHTLTRQGTVYVVPDDALALVGSGVLDWGLFDLRRLVTLAAAGRGDTVPVLVAYTGEDGADAARKVAGASLGRTLRSIKGRSMTVTDGGRWWQGVRGKTAGTPAAARAAGSLAGVKKVWLNGLSHVTLDTSVPQISAPVAWERGYDGTGVTVAVLDTGIDATHPDVASRIVDQVDFTGSPTGAKDGHGHGTHVASTVLGSGAASKGRYKGVAPGAKLLVGKVCDDAGQCPDDAIIAAMDWAAHKGAKVVNLSLGGEPTDGTDPVSQAVNDLSRSTGTLFVAAAGNSGFTPQKVVAPAVADDALAVAAVDDNGDMASFSNRGPRVGDGAAKPDIAAPGVGIVAARAAGTSMGTPVDDSYTAADGTSMATPHVAGAAAIIAQQHPDFTGAQIKALLMDTADDLGHDVYAQGTGQVDLATATDPRLVPKGNLNFGQRAFPHAPVTKKITYTNRSERAITLHLSMPVAFADGNPAPKGLFTLDKDKLVVPAGGSAEASVTLDGGVLGTKGPFGGYKGLLKAQDDSGEIRLVSGVHTFVEDEKFPLTLKIVPPQGATDVRYGTVTFLPVDDKIHLHPALEDVVSGGQSVTERLYRGTYAARTSVSWRDANGAWQQAEPVAPEVDLTKAATTVTLDLRKAKPLRVRFPEPSETYSAMATSTRVSKTGAWSVSTVLQVEYQAGEPNWWVLPTGKVTMGTFTHDFYSSRTTPVVTLRATGGGAPIPLSARYATPDTTVGESQVWLRDNGSPTFREAATPVPHLPGKGHLPLVHAGAGTAADLARVDARGKLVLITPDDLCAGTCDFVALRDERVAAAAKAGAVGVLVAAPDLTSLGRPTELDQCFDGPSSCPAVQTYGALPVVSVPYDEAEALIKRLTTGHAGIKLDLGGSAVPTVYVARFHDEGGIKADDYQVAQRDLDRVDLSFHAQRRGVVHQLSWMQHLKDTSDTSHVAMPQPPTQETMSVFVTRQDDAISRFTASWADRDADGFLAHNRQEVNDLVLDGRDEIHWNEGPAVPGAVRTARTASGFTVTAGPCAGCRQGDTFSPAVYLTGSGSGGRQALLATEGSELITSSLTDVPSCGPVPSVTLPNMDFTCDVKLLNASGDEVEQHRVPLPDAEYALQ from the coding sequence ATGAGACCCAGCGCGAAGAAGCGTCTCACCAGACGCTTGGGCGCGGTCACCGCCGGACTGGGCGTCCTCGGCGTCGTCATGTCGACGACACCGACCCAGGCCGCCGACCTGGACCGACAGCAGCCACAAGCCGGTGTCGTACGGACGGACAGCCACCCCGCCACCCACAGCGACCTGGCGCGCGCCGTCGCAGCGTCCGGTGGCTCGGTACCTGTCACCCTGATCACCGGCGACAAGGTCCACGTCGGCCTCGGCGACGACGGCGCGCCCGTCGTCCGCTCCATCGACAGCGCGCCGCGGCCCGACGGGCCGTCCGTGCCCTTCCACACCCTCACCCGTCAGGGCACGGTGTACGTCGTACCCGACGACGCCCTCGCCCTCGTCGGCTCGGGAGTGCTCGACTGGGGCCTGTTCGACCTGCGGCGCCTGGTCACGCTCGCCGCGGCGGGCCGCGGCGACACGGTCCCGGTGCTGGTCGCGTACACCGGTGAGGACGGCGCGGACGCGGCCCGCAAGGTCGCCGGCGCCTCCCTCGGCAGAACGCTGCGCAGCATCAAGGGCCGGTCGATGACCGTCACCGACGGCGGACGTTGGTGGCAGGGGGTCCGGGGCAAGACGGCCGGCACACCGGCCGCCGCCCGAGCGGCCGGGTCCCTGGCCGGCGTCAAGAAGGTCTGGCTCAACGGGCTGTCCCACGTCACCCTCGACACGTCCGTCCCCCAGATCAGCGCGCCCGTCGCCTGGGAACGCGGCTACGACGGGACCGGCGTGACCGTCGCGGTGCTGGACACCGGCATCGACGCCACCCATCCAGACGTGGCCTCCCGCATCGTCGACCAGGTCGACTTCACGGGCAGCCCCACCGGGGCCAAGGACGGGCACGGACACGGCACCCACGTCGCGTCCACGGTCCTCGGCAGCGGCGCCGCGTCCAAGGGCCGCTACAAGGGCGTCGCCCCCGGCGCCAAGCTGCTGGTGGGGAAGGTGTGCGACGACGCGGGGCAGTGCCCCGACGACGCGATCATCGCCGCCATGGACTGGGCCGCCCACAAGGGCGCGAAGGTCGTCAACCTCAGCCTGGGCGGTGAACCCACCGACGGCACCGACCCCGTGAGCCAAGCGGTCAACGACCTGAGCCGCAGCACGGGGACCCTCTTCGTGGCCGCCGCGGGCAACTCCGGCTTCACCCCGCAGAAGGTCGTCGCCCCGGCGGTCGCGGACGACGCCCTCGCCGTCGCGGCCGTCGACGACAACGGCGACATGGCCTCCTTCTCGAACCGCGGCCCCCGGGTCGGCGACGGCGCCGCCAAGCCCGACATCGCGGCCCCCGGTGTCGGCATCGTCGCGGCACGCGCCGCCGGCACCTCCATGGGCACGCCGGTGGACGACTCCTACACGGCCGCGGACGGCACCTCGATGGCCACGCCGCACGTGGCGGGCGCCGCGGCCATCATCGCCCAGCAGCACCCGGACTTCACCGGCGCGCAGATCAAGGCGCTGCTGATGGACACCGCGGACGACCTCGGACACGACGTCTACGCCCAAGGCACCGGACAGGTGGACCTGGCGACCGCTACCGACCCACGCCTCGTACCCAAGGGCAACCTGAACTTCGGCCAGCGGGCCTTCCCGCACGCGCCGGTGACCAAGAAGATCACCTACACCAACCGCAGCGAACGGGCCATCACCCTGCACCTGTCGATGCCGGTCGCCTTCGCCGACGGAAACCCGGCCCCGAAGGGGCTGTTCACCCTCGACAAGGACAAGCTCGTCGTCCCTGCGGGCGGTTCGGCCGAGGCCTCGGTGACACTCGACGGCGGCGTGCTGGGAACCAAGGGCCCCTTCGGCGGCTACAAGGGCCTGCTGAAGGCCCAGGACGACTCGGGTGAGATCCGACTGGTGTCGGGCGTCCACACGTTCGTCGAGGACGAGAAGTTCCCCCTGACCCTGAAGATCGTCCCACCGCAGGGCGCCACGGACGTCCGCTACGGCACCGTGACCTTCCTGCCGGTCGACGACAAGATCCACCTGCACCCCGCCCTGGAGGACGTCGTCTCCGGCGGCCAGAGCGTGACCGAGCGCCTCTACCGCGGCACCTACGCGGCGCGGACGTCGGTCAGTTGGCGCGACGCGAACGGCGCGTGGCAGCAGGCCGAGCCCGTCGCGCCGGAGGTGGACCTCACCAAGGCCGCCACCACGGTGACCCTGGACCTGCGCAAGGCCAAGCCCCTGCGGGTGCGCTTCCCGGAGCCCAGCGAGACCTACTCCGCGATGGCGACGTCCACCCGGGTGTCCAAGACCGGCGCGTGGTCGGTGAGCACGGTGCTCCAGGTCGAGTACCAGGCCGGTGAGCCCAACTGGTGGGTTCTGCCCACCGGCAAGGTGACCATGGGTACCTTCACCCACGACTTCTACAGCTCCCGTACGACGCCCGTCGTCACCCTGCGGGCCACCGGCGGCGGAGCTCCCATCCCGCTGTCCGCGCGCTACGCGACCCCCGACACGACGGTGGGGGAGAGCCAGGTGTGGCTGCGGGACAACGGATCCCCGACCTTCCGCGAAGCCGCGACCCCCGTGCCCCACCTTCCCGGCAAGGGCCATCTGCCCCTGGTCCACGCGGGCGCCGGCACGGCCGCCGACCTCGCCCGCGTCGACGCCCGCGGCAAGCTCGTCCTCATCACCCCGGACGACCTGTGCGCCGGCACCTGCGACTTCGTGGCACTGCGCGACGAACGGGTGGCCGCGGCCGCCAAGGCCGGAGCGGTCGGCGTCCTGGTCGCGGCGCCCGACCTCACCTCCCTGGGCAGGCCCACGGAGCTGGACCAGTGCTTCGACGGGCCGAGCAGCTGCCCGGCCGTGCAGACCTACGGCGCCCTGCCGGTCGTGAGTGTGCCGTACGACGAGGCCGAGGCACTCATCAAGCGGCTCACGACGGGCCACGCGGGCATCAAGCTGGACCTCGGTGGCAGCGCCGTGCCGACGGTGTACGTCGCCAGGTTCCACGACGAGGGCGGCATCAAGGCCGACGACTACCAGGTCGCCCAGCGCGACCTCGACCGGGTCGACCTCTCCTTCCACGCACAACGCCGTGGAGTCGTCCACCAGTTGAGCTGGATGCAGCACCTGAAGGACACATCGGACACCTCGCACGTCGCCATGCCGCAGCCGCCGACCCAGGAGACCATGAGCGTCTTCGTCACCCGGCAGGACGACGCCATCAGCAGGTTCACCGCCTCGTGGGCCGACCGTGACGCGGACGGGTTCCTGGCGCACAACCGCCAGGAGGTGAACGACCTGGTCCTTGACGGACGCGACGAGATCCACTGGAACGAAGGACCCGCCGTTCCCGGAGCGGTGCGGACGGCACGGACCGCGTCCGGCTTCACCGTGACCGCCGGACCCTGCGCCGGCTGCCGGCAGGGCGACACCTTCTCGCCGGCGGTCTATCTCACGGGCAGCGGCTCGGGCGGCAGGCAGGCCCTGCTGGCCACCGAGGGAAGCGAGTTGATCACCAGCTCCCTCACCGACGTCCCGTCCTGCGGACCTGTCCCCTCGGTCACCCTCCCGAACATGGACTTCACCTGCGACGTAAAGCTGCTCAACGCCTCCGGTGACGAGGTCGAACAGCACAGGGTGCCGCTTCCCGACGCCGAATACGCGCTCCAGTGA
- a CDS encoding M4 family metallopeptidase, producing the protein MTNHHNTSGIPHLSHPAPPHRPANRIRRRHLAAAAALALAATLTPVLPAGLAAARTATDEAPLRITADARAGARPVRLSTAERARLLAAAADQRTTTADTLGLGEREALIPKDVVKDTDGTVHTRYERTYAGLPVLGGDLVVHGKADEQAVTKATNTRVRVPGTKPAISASEARRTALDATEAPRARKQTEAGAPRLVVFMGEGRATLAWQTYVTGVQSDGTPSRRSVVTDAASGRVLQDVEQITTGTGHSRYSGQVPIGTVRAGDVFELTDPERGEHKTYDLTGVGGAGVLVTDEDDDWGDGTNADRATAAVDAAYGQRMTWDFYRERFGRDGIKGDGAGARSRVHAGDKLANAYWDDLCFCMTYGDGRDNAHPLTELDIAAHEMTHGVTSATANLTYEGESGGLNEATSDIMGTAVEFFTGNAADTPDYTLGELADVRGTGLPLRYMDKPSKDAHPDKGTSLDYWTPDLHKEDVHHSSGPANHFFYLLSEGSGKKTLNGVAYDSPTYDGLPVTPIGLRNATDIWYRALTTYMTSSTDYAGARTATLQAAADLFGQGSPTYEAVGNAWAAVNVGARYVHHIAVTAPSTRPAAVGQPTSRQIVAAGSTPGRLAYAAHNLPKGLSIDPHSGLISGTPQKAGTFKAVVTVENTAQHGARTTVHFDWPVLASGGSHFVNPARFDIPRWGTVESPLVVTGRKGQAPKDLKVTVDLVHPWVGGQVVTLVGEDGTEIPVKPWYWNEGESELHADYTVDASALPANGTWRLRVTDNTPGIFTVDPGHLDGWSLTF; encoded by the coding sequence GTGACGAACCATCACAACACGTCCGGCATACCGCACTTGTCCCACCCCGCTCCTCCGCACCGGCCGGCCAACCGGATCAGGCGACGCCACCTGGCCGCTGCCGCCGCGCTGGCCCTGGCCGCGACGCTCACCCCCGTCCTGCCCGCCGGCCTCGCGGCCGCCCGCACCGCGACGGACGAGGCGCCCCTGCGGATCACCGCTGACGCCAGAGCCGGCGCACGCCCCGTACGCCTCTCCACCGCGGAGCGCGCGCGACTGCTCGCCGCGGCCGCCGACCAGCGGACCACCACCGCCGACACCCTGGGACTGGGGGAACGGGAGGCCCTGATACCCAAGGACGTCGTCAAGGACACCGACGGGACGGTGCACACCAGGTACGAGCGCACATACGCGGGCCTGCCCGTGCTCGGCGGGGACCTCGTCGTGCACGGGAAGGCCGACGAGCAGGCCGTCACCAAGGCCACGAACACCCGCGTACGGGTGCCCGGCACGAAGCCCGCGATCAGCGCCTCCGAGGCCAGACGCACGGCACTGGACGCGACCGAAGCCCCCCGAGCCCGGAAGCAGACCGAGGCCGGCGCCCCACGGCTGGTCGTCTTCATGGGGGAGGGCCGCGCCACCCTCGCCTGGCAGACCTACGTCACCGGCGTTCAGTCCGACGGCACCCCGAGTCGCCGCAGCGTCGTCACGGACGCGGCGTCGGGGCGGGTCCTTCAGGACGTCGAGCAGATCACCACGGGCACCGGACACAGCCGGTACAGCGGCCAGGTTCCCATCGGAACGGTGCGGGCCGGTGACGTCTTCGAACTGACCGACCCGGAGCGCGGCGAGCACAAGACCTACGACCTCACGGGCGTCGGCGGCGCGGGCGTCCTCGTGACCGACGAGGACGACGACTGGGGCGACGGCACCAACGCCGACCGGGCCACGGCCGCCGTGGACGCCGCCTACGGCCAGCGCATGACCTGGGACTTCTACCGCGAGCGGTTCGGCCGCGACGGCATCAAGGGCGACGGGGCCGGAGCGCGCTCCCGGGTGCACGCCGGCGACAAACTCGCCAACGCCTACTGGGACGACCTCTGCTTCTGCATGACCTACGGCGACGGACGCGACAACGCCCACCCGCTCACCGAACTGGACATCGCGGCCCACGAGATGACCCACGGCGTGACCTCGGCAACGGCCAACCTCACCTACGAAGGCGAGTCCGGCGGCCTCAACGAGGCGACCAGCGACATCATGGGCACGGCGGTGGAGTTCTTCACGGGCAACGCGGCCGACACCCCCGACTACACCCTCGGTGAACTCGCCGACGTCCGCGGCACCGGGCTGCCCCTGCGCTACATGGACAAGCCGTCGAAGGACGCCCACCCCGACAAGGGCACCTCGCTCGACTACTGGACACCCGACCTCCACAAGGAGGACGTCCACCACAGCTCCGGGCCCGCCAACCACTTCTTCTACCTGCTGTCCGAGGGCAGCGGGAAGAAGACCCTCAACGGCGTCGCCTACGACAGCCCCACCTACGACGGGCTCCCCGTCACCCCGATCGGGCTGCGCAACGCCACCGACATCTGGTACCGCGCCCTCACCACGTACATGACCAGCAGCACCGACTACGCCGGGGCCCGCACCGCCACCCTCCAGGCCGCCGCCGACCTCTTCGGACAGGGCAGCCCCACCTACGAGGCGGTCGGGAACGCCTGGGCCGCCGTCAACGTGGGCGCCCGGTACGTCCACCACATCGCCGTCACCGCACCGTCCACCCGGCCGGCCGCCGTGGGCCAGCCCACCAGCCGCCAGATCGTGGCGGCGGGCTCCACCCCCGGGCGGCTCGCCTACGCCGCCCACAACCTGCCCAAGGGGCTGTCGATCGACCCCCACAGCGGCCTCATCTCGGGCACGCCCCAGAAGGCGGGCACCTTCAAGGCCGTCGTCACTGTGGAGAACACCGCGCAGCACGGGGCGAGGACCACGGTGCACTTCGACTGGCCGGTCCTGGCCTCCGGAGGCAGCCACTTCGTCAACCCGGCCCGCTTCGACATCCCGCGGTGGGGCACGGTGGAGTCCCCGCTCGTCGTGACCGGCCGCAAGGGGCAGGCACCGAAGGATCTCAAGGTCACCGTCGACCTCGTCCACCCGTGGGTGGGCGGCCAGGTGGTCACCCTGGTCGGCGAGGACGGGACCGAGATTCCCGTGAAGCCCTGGTACTGGAACGAGGGTGAGTCCGAACTCCACGCCGACTACACCGTCGACGCCTCGGCGCTCCCCGCCAACGGGACGTGGAGACTGCGCGTCACCGACAACACCCCCGGCATCTTCACCGTCGACCCCGGCCACCTCGACGGCTGGAGCCTGACCTTCTGA